A window of Oryza glaberrima chromosome 2, OglaRS2, whole genome shotgun sequence genomic DNA:
atataatagatagatcgTATTAATCGAAGAGTGGAGTAAATAATCCAATCCGTTACAACAATCCGATGGCTAAGCTTAAAAGGAGGAGCGTATAACTGGACTGAACGACCGCTGGTGTGGCGTGTGTTGTTCCTCGCTCTCCTGAGAGTCCTAAGTCCTGACCCAGATTGGAACCGGGATTATTCACAGTGAGGGGCATCAGCGGATCAGCCTGTTGTTTTTTTGGCTcaaaattttctcggatttttggCGTTCCGATACGTCAAGCAAGAGGCCCAGATGTCGTCATGTGCGTGACGACGAAAGGCAGCGAACCTGCGGAGCACCCGGTTCCGCGATGCGTGCGCCGTATATGGGCCCGGTTTATTCGCGATCCTATTGGGCCGGACCAGTACAGCCCGAACTGCCCTATAACATAACAAGCACATATCTATCTCCTCATGGATTGagagcctgtttggtacagctccaacttctaaatttagctctaggagttgggtctagagtggagttgtggagctgcctaaacccagctccacaactctagttcattttgtgagagagctccacccaactccactcccagttttggtggagctgaaactgtttggctgagctccagctctaggaggggtggagctggagctggagttgtgccaaacatgCCCTGAGGTGTGAAGACTGAAGAGGGAGGGCACCCCTGAATTAATAATCCCTTTTGCTCCGGATCTGATTTCAGTACCAATCAGCAAAACAACAATCTGTTGGTCTGAAGATGGATTCTCAGGCTGTTCGCTCACGAGAATGCTAATTCGCGCGCGCGTTGCCGGCGCGTACTCCCGGCCCACGCACgtgtttctttcctttttttcgctAACCTACcgccgtttcttttttttttcttttttttctttctttgcagTTTGATGCCGTATGGGTAGGAGAAAAAAATCGTAATTAGTTTAATAGCcattagtttcctattttttacaagtgattagtttactagtaatttttaaatctgaatgtaaaatttttaattttggacttgaaagttttcaaatctcgagttgaaaattttcaaacctgggattgaaagttttcaaatcttgaattgaaagttttcaaatctcgagttaaaaattttcaaacctcaagttgaaagttttcaaattttcaaatctggacttgaaagtttttgaatctcgagttgaaatttttcaaatttcaagttgaaagttttcaaaattttcaaatctgtacttgaaagttttcgaatctcgagttgaaagttttcgaatctgagttgaaagttttcaaaatttgactttaaaatttaaatcttaagtcgaaagttttcaaatctaacttatttttttaatctattagtaaaaaaaatctccgAAAAAAAATCTTCACAATTTTTTCAAATTACTGTCATTAGCGTTAACGCGGAAGTGCGTGCCGCACACGCCAGCTAGCTTTCCCCGTTCGCTCAGGCCCTattcttttctgattaagattcTGATTTTAACTCAGTTTTCGGTAGCACACGCCTTTTAAATTGCTAAGCGATATATTTTGTGCAAAAATTATCTAAATATAAGTTAATTTAAAATATCGAATATATCCAtttatcaagtttataataattgaagtaaattaatcatgtgttaatagctttctcgttttacgtgcaaccacttaatcttcatcttcactcAATGTCTCGCTGAAGTAGAACTGTAGAGAACTAGAAATTCGTCATATTTGCCCAGTTCCAATTGAACTCAGTAGCTCATTTGCTCCCAGGCCACAGGGCCATTTCGGAGTAGCTGGTCTCCCTGAGTATTTTTGAGTCGGTGAACTGCAGAGATGGATGGTCATGGTCTGGCATGCATATAATACTCTCTCTTAATCCCTGAATACGATACGATCTCATCAGAGACAGTGGAGCTCATGTGTTGATTTACCAAAATTAGTTTTCTGTGGTGCTTGCAGCTGAAACAGGTCTCAAGTGTCATGGAAGACATGCATCGGAAACAATTCTCAAATGCCATGGAAGAGCAAAATTTGCTCTTTGCAGCAGTAGTTGTTGTGTTTTCAGAGGCTCAGAGATGCATCGGTGCTTAATTTGTCAGGCCCTGCTTGGTGGAACGGTGGCGGGAATGCTCTAGGAACTTTTTAGCATTTAGCTCAAATTCAATTAGCTCTTACTCCTATTTCAGAACTTGAACTGGTGCtctttttcagaattttttttatagcttTCATGCTTGAAATAATCAAATCAGTTGATCAACAGCAGTCTAAGTGTTGCAACATCCATTGCACGACTTCTGCCGCTTCATCCTATTCCCAGCAATTTTTTGCAAGACCTGAATCCTGAATTTCAGTATGAGATCTGCACCTACCAAGCTAGCAGGATATATACTCTCCTACAACAATAGAAAGTCAAACAAGTTCTGAAAAACACCGTGTTTATTTTGGCTTTTGTCAAAACTTCACTCCAGTTTACTGATCACGCTAAGGTTATAGAAGGAAATACATTTTGGTAATAGAAACTAGCCTTACATTCGCTGGTATTACATGTCGAACAGATGGATGCGCAATACCAGTAAATACCGTTTGAGTCAAAATTAGTTCCTTCAAGAGATTGGAGAACTGTGCAATCAACACATTTTTTAACCGAAGAAGGCTGAGAACAACATCGGTCCCCAATCATATCCTCCATTCGCAAATATTACTTGAAACACATGACACAGCTCCTGCATTTCCTCGGTAAAAAAAGTTAATAGAGACCTTAATCagaatttttaaagtttactATATAAAACTGACAATGATGGTGAATATTTTCTTCTGAATCTACATGTACAAACAATACACAAAAGTAAATCATAGTTCATCATAAAtaggaggagcaggagcaggagcagcaggtgCTGGGACAGGCACATTCTTGACTTTTGCTACAACGTCTTCAGCTGATATTGAGCCTGATCTGATGGCATCGGCCAGCTTCCTTTGCAGTGTCAACAGGCCAATACGTCTCGAGACAACATATAGCACCGCCAAGGAGAAAATGAGAAAACCAATGGTAAGGATGATCCTGGTAAAGAAAGCCAATTAGCAATTGGTACAACCCAGAAAATAGTGTTAATACTAAGTATTGCACCGGCAGAAACTTGTTTGGCAGATAAGAAAATTGGAATCATCAAGTAACGTAATTGGTAAATCAAATGGGCATTTGGTTCcacctttttttaaaagagaagaGCATTTctatctatactcctttaaaaaggaatagtggtggtggtgagtggtgaatctGCAACCACCACCAACTCCCTAACTTTTTAAGAGATGTATACAGAAAATAATGGTAACAATGAGGTTAATGATAATTTTCGTTGATTAAaatcctgttgcaacgcacgggtaatATGCTagtatattttcttataaaagaccatagtggtggtggtgagtctgccctcaccaccaccaacatgtgggcccatgggATTGGTTGACCCCACACGAGCAATTTGATTGCTCTCTTCAGTGTACCATCCATTTGAAATTTGAGCAAGACAAGAAGCTTCACTCTTTTACTTTTGCCTTTTAAGATGAAGAGCATTGCTTTTTCACACATGaggcaggatttttttttaccaagagAACTCATAATCATGTTTTATGTTAAATAAATCATCGCATCGCACAATTATTTTACTAGTGTTTCCAAATGAAAGTATTAAGAATGAGTAATGCAATATCTATGCACAGGATCTTATTGGACTGTCTTGTGTACTCCTTCGAACAAAGATAATTAAGAGAATGCACCCTGGCCACACCAAATGCATTTTCTGGGTCAATGCATTTTGCAGTATCAGTCTGATAAGAGAGAACTGGCCAACTGGGCGATCCTAATAAAGTCTTATAAGATATGTATTTTCTGCAGTAGTAGGCTGGATTACAACGGTTAATTGCCATCTAATGAAAGATGATCTGCAACAAGGTGAGGAGTTCATCCAGAGGTGGAAAAAAGGTGAATGGCAGTTGACACATGCATTATGTGAAGATGTGGTTTGTATGATCTTTATTGATCGGAAAACATAATTTTTACCGCATGGCCGCATGGCCCACATCATACATCTCCAATCCATACGAAAGATTGGTGGAAGATACTTACCTATCAAGAACATCTTGCCGTTGCATTGTAGATAGCAAACCACGAGTACGCATCAGCAAAGAGCGGTGTCCTTGATATTCACCTTCAGCCTTACGAAGAACACTTGTTGATTCATCTGCATAATTTTAAAGTTCGCTTACAACTTCGCCTCTTGGCTCTTGTACACAGATTTAGTTAGGAACACAAGAAACATACCAAATGTTGCCAAGGTATTTGCACTTCTTTCCACTTCCTGTAAACATGTATAGTAGTTAGATTAAAATTTAAGAGCAAAAAGTCATTAGCATATAAAATATCAATTGAAAACAGGTGCGCTAACCTGGACCATCAACTGGCGAGACCGGCGGAGGCTCTCGGTTATACTTTCTGCAGCCGATGTCATCCCAGCCTTTGTCCTAAATCATTAGGTGAGTTAGTATTTACTATTCTGCAAGCTTCAAAATCAAATGTTTGTTCGATTTTGACAGTACAAGACTCCTGCCCATATAATAGAAGCAGTAAACAAAACGTTTTTTTAGTATAgattataaaaagaaatatataattaaaataacAAGTGACTGTGCCTTCTCCACATGCTATACTCACAATGAACAATCATGTAAACTGAACATATCATGCAACACGCAGAGCAGCCAGTTTCTCAAATATTCTCAAATATAGAATTAATGGAAACCTTGGGACAACAAACTTACTGTAGATTACGCCTGCGGATGGTAGATTCTTCTCCACCCCCTAGAAGAAGCTCCCTCTAGAGAAAGAGCAACTAGAAGTGAGAGCACATTAACTTACAAAGAAGGATGCATCGCCGAGGCAATTAACAATCAAGCTAATTTACCACTCTTAAGAAAAATTACACACCTCTTCTTGAGCAGCTTTTTTAATGTTTGCATTTGCTTGTAAGTTAGCATTTCTCAGCCTCATGCGCAGCCTGCAAACAGATACcagctgataaaaaaaaaacaaaacaaaatgccTAGGGGGATTACCAGAGGGGAAGTGGCCTAGAGAATATCTTACTTCTGATACTGTTCCTTCCATGACTGCAGGGTTGCTTGGCCAGACTGTACTTCTTCAAAAGTGGGTAGCTGCTCTGCCAGAGGATCAAGTCTGCACTGTAGTGAATTGAGCAATTGCAGTGCATCCTGTGCAGAACCGTTTAACCTAGGAAGTGAACTTGCTTCCTCTGTCCCCTTTCCCATCTTCCCACATGATTCAATTGCAGCAATGCACCCTTCAAGCTGTGCAACAGCTTGATTCCATTCCTCCTTTAGGTTCTCAACAGCTTGAGTCACCTTATCCATCCTAATATCTGAATGGACCATCACAGACATTCACTGACTAAGACAAGATCTGTTACCAAAAATACGAAGAAATGGGCTAGATTATAGtgcaaataggaaaaaaaaatcaacagatAAGCTATTCTAGTTGTGCTTGTACCCTTTCACAAAAGATAGCAAAATAAGTGACTGGTAcagtagcaaaaaaaaaaaaaaagaagcatagCATCAAACTATCAGTCAATACTCTCGATGGTCTTACATTTACTTTGACAAGCTCACCAATCATTTCATTGGGACCATGAACCATATATGAACCATGAAATAACATGTGGTCTGCTTTGCAAAGACTGAGAGACAGATCATTTGTACATCCAATGACAAATCATCAACATCAAGTGTGCCCTAAAAATAAAGCCAAATGATTCATCAAGTCCTACCAATTCTACAATGGCAACAACATTTAACATTAAACTACCAAGTTGTTcacattcacaaatcacaaccaTAGTTGATTCGATCACAGGGCTGGGGCTGGGCGTGCGTGTGGTGGCCACCGGCCGGCACCCTACGCCTGTGGCTTGTGGGTTAGAGGTGGGGCATACCCAGGATTTTGAGGTTGGGTATTCGAAATGGGAaggggtgatttttttttttataacccAAAGCCTAATATGTTTAATTTCATGTAGTTCTAAACTACTAGTTGGATAATAAATAGTGGAGGATCTAAATTCAGTACTAGTCATTTCATACTTTCTTAAAAACATATGCACTATAATTATACAAAAGAACAATTGTACAAAGCTTCACAAGGTTCAAAAATCAAAGTTCAATTGGTGAaacatatggttataatttctaTTGTTCCCTAGTGATGCCATTTCGATCTACATTTACTACAACTGGATTCACtggcaatcaatcaatcaaccatCCATGGCTTCAAATGGAAAAGATGTTCCCAATAATCCTAAATCACAGCACCACTGAAGCAAACAACAATTACCTTAGGGTTTCTCGGCCTCTCGGGGTAGCTCGACGGCCGACGGCAGCGGCTCGACCCCGCGACGGCCAAGGGCGGTGGCGCGATCCCGCGACCGCGCGACCCCGCGACAGCCGAGGGCGGCGAATTGACAGCGGCGCGGTCAACGGGCGCTGCGCGTGAGTGCGAAGGGGATGTGGGGGTGGGGGTAGGGTGGCGCTTGGGAGGGGGAAGTGGGGGATcggggcttagagggatggtcTGGGAGGCGGCggaccggcggtgggcggcggacaagggcgcgcggcgaggcggtaGCGGCTCACCggagggaggagaaagggaCTCACCGTAGGGAGGAGGGGGCTCGCCGGAGTAGGCTGTTGTCGTCGCCGGAGGGAGGTCGCTCGTCCGCGTCTCGTCTTCTCCGTCGAAGAAAGCTCGCCGGAGGGAGAATGAGGGGGTTCTCTGGGGTAGATGGAGCGAACTCGCCGGCCGGcagtcgccgtcgtctcgcctCGCCGGAGTAAGATCGTCGGAGTCGTCGTCCCTCGCTCGCGTCAATCGCGTGAATGGATGGAGAGAGAACGAACGCGCCGTAGACCCACCCGAGAGGATCGAAGGCTCGACTAAGCGTCTGGATCTAGCTTCATGGGCCGATATGAGAAATATGGGCTGCTGGACTTGGTTTTCTTGGAGGAGGTTTATCTGGGCCAAAACTACCCTCAATTTTGGCCCAGAACTACCCTCTGTGTGTTTCTGCATACCGCATTTTGGTCATCTTATTTTCTTCTGTCCACAGCTGGTAGTAGTACTTTACCGTACTTTATCGGACTagtatggtactccctccgtcctctaAAATAatagattttgacattttacatCAATAGTTTGATCacttgttttattaaaaaatttatgcaaatataaaaaaacgaaGAGTTGTAATTAAAGtaatttggataataaagtaagtcacatataaaataaataataattctaattt
This region includes:
- the LOC127761065 gene encoding uncharacterized protein LOC127761065 isoform X1 yields the protein MSVMVHSDIRMDKVTQAVENLKEEWNQAVAQLEGCIAAIESCGKMGKGTEEASSLPRLNGSAQDALQLLNSLQCRLDPLAEQLPTFEEVQSGQATLQSWKEQYQKLRMRLRNANLQANANIKKAAQEERELLLGGGEESTIRRRNLQTKAGMTSAAESITESLRRSRQLMVQEVERSANTLATFDESTSVLRKAEGEYQGHRSLLMRTRGLLSTMQRQDVLDRIILTIGFLIFSLAVLYVVSRRIGLLTLQRKLADAIRSGSISAEDVVAKVKNVPVPAPAAPAPAPPIYDEL
- the LOC127761065 gene encoding uncharacterized protein LOC127761065 isoform X2 — its product is MDKVTQAVENLKEEWNQAVAQLEGCIAAIESCGKMGKGTEEASSLPRLNGSAQDALQLLNSLQCRLDPLAEQLPTFEEVQSGQATLQSWKEQYQKLRMRLRNANLQANANIKKAAQEERELLLGGGEESTIRRRNLQTKAGMTSAAESITESLRRSRQLMVQEVERSANTLATFDESTSVLRKAEGEYQGHRSLLMRTRGLLSTMQRQDVLDRIILTIGFLIFSLAVLYVVSRRIGLLTLQRKLADAIRSGSISAEDVVAKVKNVPVPAPAAPAPAPPIYDEL